From Macaca fascicularis isolate 582-1 chromosome 14, T2T-MFA8v1.1, a single genomic window includes:
- the KCNE3 gene encoding potassium voltage-gated channel subfamily E member 3 isoform X2, which translates to METTNGTETWYESLHAVLKALNATLHSNLLCRPGPGLGPDNQTEERPASLPGRDDNSYMYILFVMFLFAVTVGSLILGYTRSRKVDKRSDPYHVYIKNRVSMI; encoded by the coding sequence ATGGAGACTACCAATGGAACTGAGACTTGGTATGAGAGCCTACATGCCGTGCTGAAGGCTTTAAATGCCACTCTTCACAGCAATTTGCTCTGccggccagggccagggctggggccagACAACCAGACTGAAGAGCGACCGGCCAGCCTACCTGGCCGTGATGACAACTCCTACATGTACATTCTCTTTGTCATGTTTCTATTTGCTGTCACTGTGGGCAGCCTCATCCTGGGATATACCCGCTCCCGCAAAGTGGACAAGCGTAGTGACCCCTATCATGTGTATATCAAGAACCGTGTGTCTATGATCTAA